The following are encoded in a window of Colletotrichum lupini chromosome 3, complete sequence genomic DNA:
- a CDS encoding H+ symporter, producing MAGVIEPSHAAGVDAAAPRELTGADIKHNKTSGGNAAFHNFNNDFAHVADANERRRLALAEIDKAPFGWYHVRAIVVAGIGFFTDSYDIFTIGLVTSMLGIVYFGGTLPAEHDTAIKVATSAGTVVGQVGFGVLADIVGRKKMVGARSFIDVAKEKR from the exons ATGGCCGGTGTCATCGAACCTTCGCACGCCGCGGGCGTGGACGCCGCCGCTCCTCGCGAGCTGACCGGTGCCGACATCAAGCACAACAAGACCTCGGGAGGAAACGCAGCCTTCCATAACTTCAACAACGACTTCGCTCACGTCGCCGACGCCAACGAGCGCCGTCGCCTTGCTTTGGCCGAGATCGACAAGGCGCCTTTCGGCTGGTACCACGTTCGTGCCATCGTTGTCGCTGGTATTGGTTTCTTTACCGATTCG TACGATATCTTCACCATCGGTCTCGTCACCTCCATGCTGGGCATAGTGTACTTCGGCGGCACTCTTCCTGCCGAGCACGACACCGCTATCAAGGTCGCTACCTCCGCCGGCACCGTTGTTGGTCAGGTCGGATTTGGTGTTCTGGCTGATATCGTCGGTCGCAAGAAGATGGTAGGCGCTCGCAGCTTCATTGACGTCGCGAAAGAGAAGAGGTAG